AAAAAAAAATCTTTTGTCCTTTTATATTCTTTCTGCCTTCTTTTTCCTCTTTGGGTTTTACCAAGCCTATACATGGAAATGGATCTGCGATGATGCTTATATTAGTTTTATTTATGCTAGAAATTTTTATGAAGGTTTAGGTCTTGTTTTCCATTGGGGAGAGCGAGTAGAGGGTTATACCAATTTTTTATGGACCATTCTCCTTTCTTTAGGATTTGCCAGTCACATTAAGCCACAAACTCTCTCCATCGGTCTTGGACTTTTCTTTTATCTATCTACTCTGTTTGTTTTTTTTCGGGAAGAAAATCGAATCTCTCTTGGGAAAGTGTATCCTCTTCTGGTTGTACACTTAAGTTTGTTCTATCATCTTTACATTTTTGCTACTTCTGGACTCGAAACCTCTCTATTTACTTTTTTAATCAGTTTCGGTTTATTGTTATGGGAAAAAGAAAGTGACTTACTTTTTCCCATTTTATTTCTTTCCGCTCTAGTACGTCCGGAAGGGGCTCTCTTTTTGTTTGTGGCTTCCCTGGATTGGATCTTCCGTCGAAAGTACTGGCAACCCATTCTCATTGGCTTTCTCTTCGTATCGTTTTTGGGGTTCCGTTACTTATACTATCAGGACATACTACCCAATACTTTTTATGCCAAGGGAAATAAAGGTGCTTACTTTTTACAGGGATTCTATTACTTTCTCTACTTAATTAAGTCATATCCGCTTTATCTTTTGGTATTGTTTATTGCGGGAATTCAAATTTATAAATCCATTCGTTATCGAAAGGAACTTCGGTTTCTTATCTCTTCTGTATTAATATACATTTTGTATGTTTTGTATGTGGGTGGAGATTTTATGGGAAATCGATTTTGGATTCCTATTTTACCTTATTTATCTTACCTTGCGTTTTTGAAAATCCATGAGTGGGATATGAATTCTCAGGTTCATTCCAACGAGTCTAATTTTTTTTCTAAGCTTTATACCAAAAACCGACTTCTTATTTCCTTTTTCTTTATTTTGTCTTCGGCAGTATATACCGATCCTTTGAAGTTGAAAGGTTCGCGAATTCCCGATTGGCATGGAATTGTCGAGGAACGGATGTTTTATGAAGATCACCTGGTTCGAACGAATGGTTATGATGAGGATGCTCTTGCCAACTTTCGAGTCGCTTTTTTTGGAGCTCAGGCACATTTTATTTATTATTTAAGACCATCTTTTGCCTTTGAAGCGGAGTCAGGTCTTACAGATCGGGAATTTGCAAAAAAGAAAATTGTTAACCGTGGAAGGATTGGGCATGAGAGTGAACTAGAAAAGAAAGATTTGTTAGAACGTAACATAGAGATCCTTCTCGACAATCGCCTTCATGGGACAACTTTACCATACATTCAATACACTTGGCGAACCGTTCCCGTTCGTTTTTATGTTTTGTCATATGATCCTAAAAAATTTGGAAAACTTTGTGTTAGGACAGATTGGAGTTGCGCCGATTTATTCCAAACCTTTCAAACAAATCATTGGGATTTTAATCAAACAAAATCTTTTGGAAACAATTAATGGATTTTTTACGTGTTATATCTACAAATTTTGGGAAAATTAAATATGGGACAGCCGCTAAACAGGAATTGGGTAGTTCGTCGGCTGAGTTTCCATTCTATCCAAATACTCCTGAAGGATGGATGGAATATACAAATCGTTGGATCTTTAGGGAATGGAAAAATGCATTCATTCAAGTTGCATCGTTAAATCAAGTTCACGGAAATACCATTCATTCCGTTTCCTCGTTCCCTAAAACAAAGATTGAGGACCTAATCCTCGAAGGTGATGGTTTGTATACAGAATTACCAAATACCGCACTCGTAGTTCGCACAGCTGACTGTGTACCTGTATTTGTTTTTTCCAACAAACAGCCGTTTGTTGCTGTGGTTCATTCAGGTTGGAAAGGAACTAATCTTGGAATTACGGAAAGGTTATTAGATGAGGTTCTCCGTTCGGGTTACAAACTAGAGGAACTTCAGATGGAACTAGGACCTTATATTCAAAGTGACGATTATGAAGTGGGGGAAGATGTTGCCACTCATTTTCTTCCTTTGGGGGATAGTGTTTGCCGGCCAAAAACCAACGGGAAGTTTTTATTGGATGTGGGAGTTGCGATTGAAATGCGTGTCAGGGAGCGATTTGGAACTTCGGTTGCGATCAAAAACTCTCACACGAATGTTTTCCAGAGCCCTCTGTACTTTAGCCATAGAGCCAAAGAAGAGGGCCGAAATTTAAACTTTATACTTTGGGAATCTTAAGTAAGGTTTCTTTGATTTTTTCGAGGATCTTTTCTCGTTTGATTGGTTTTACGATGTAGTCCATTGCCCCATTTTCGAGAAGGGCTTTGATCACCGAAGGGGTATTTTCTTCGGAGATAAAAAGAACCCTTGGAAGTACTCCCATTTCTTTCATATCCCAGAAAGCAGCATACCCATCGACCTCAGGAAGGAAAATTTCAACAGTAACAAGGTCAATCTGTTGGCGATTGTCTTTGTACATTTGTAAAAGTTCTTTTCCCGTTTCGGCAATTCCTATGATTTTGAAACCTTCCGATTCCAAAATCTGTTGGAGTTGTTTGGATTGAAATTTGGAATTCTCAGCAATGAGAATTTGATAAGGTCTGCCTGTCGGTCCGATGCCTGCTTGCATGATGTTCTCCGTAGTTTATCCAAGTGCCTTTTCGATTTCAACACCAATTTCTTTCGTACCGAGGACAGTTGTGCCTTCTTCGGCGATGTCTCTTGTGCGAAATCCCTTCTTTAGAACGGTTCTGATTGCATTTTCGATGGCCACTGCCTCTGTTTCCAATCCGAAAGAGTAACGGAGCATAAGGGCTCCTGATAAGATTTGTGCGATGGGGTTTGCGATTCCTTTCCCAGCAATGTCTGGGGCAGACCCGCCAGATGGTTCATAAAGTCCAAATCCGGATTCAGAGAGGGAAGCGGATGGTAACATTCCAATGGATCCTGTAATGATGGATGCTTCATCCGAAAGAATATCACCGAACATATTTTCGCAAAGCATCACATCAAATTGTTTTGGTTTTACGATGAGTTGCATCGCTGCATTGTCTACGTAAAGGTGTTCTAAAACACAATCAGAGTATTCAGCTTTATGAAGGGCAACTACCACCTCTCTCCACAACACGGATGTTGTTAAAACATTTGCCTTATCAATGCTAGTTACTT
Above is a window of Leptospira perdikensis DNA encoding:
- a CDS encoding polyphenol oxidase family protein; protein product: MDFLRVISTNFGKIKYGTAAKQELGSSSAEFPFYPNTPEGWMEYTNRWIFREWKNAFIQVASLNQVHGNTIHSVSSFPKTKIEDLILEGDGLYTELPNTALVVRTADCVPVFVFSNKQPFVAVVHSGWKGTNLGITERLLDEVLRSGYKLEELQMELGPYIQSDDYEVGEDVATHFLPLGDSVCRPKTNGKFLLDVGVAIEMRVRERFGTSVAIKNSHTNVFQSPLYFSHRAKEEGRNLNFILWES
- a CDS encoding response regulator gives rise to the protein MQAGIGPTGRPYQILIAENSKFQSKQLQQILESEGFKIIGIAETGKELLQMYKDNRQQIDLVTVEIFLPEVDGYAAFWDMKEMGVLPRVLFISEENTPSVIKALLENGAMDYIVKPIKREKILEKIKETLLKIPKV